In a single window of the Acetivibrio clariflavus DSM 19732 genome:
- the safA gene encoding SafA/ExsA family spore coat assembly protein, with protein MKKRLSLIFLFIFIFSVNAFAQSQTYIVKPGDTMWKIASKFQVGTSEIIAANPQIKNPDLIYPGQKITIPNLDDVKALENEVIRLVNVERAKAGLPQLTQNWQLSRVARYKSQDMIDKGYFAHNSPTYGSPFKMMESFGIRYSAAGENIAMGQQSPSQVMNAWMNSPGHRNNILSPSFTQIGVGLAKDKNGRMYWTQMFIKPL; from the coding sequence ATGAAAAAAAGATTAAGTTTAATATTTTTGTTTATTTTTATTTTTTCAGTAAATGCCTTCGCGCAATCGCAAACCTACATTGTAAAACCGGGCGACACTATGTGGAAAATTGCCAGTAAATTCCAGGTAGGTACAAGTGAAATTATAGCTGCAAATCCGCAGATTAAAAACCCTGATCTCATTTACCCGGGGCAAAAAATTACAATCCCCAACCTGGATGATGTAAAAGCCTTGGAAAACGAAGTAATAAGACTTGTAAACGTTGAAAGGGCAAAAGCCGGGCTCCCTCAGCTAACCCAAAACTGGCAATTGTCGAGAGTTGCAAGGTATAAGTCACAGGATATGATTGACAAGGGATATTTTGCTCACAACTCTCCGACTTACGGTTCTCCTTTCAAGATGATGGAATCCTTTGGCATCAGATACTCTGCAGCCGGTGAAAATATTGCTATGGGTCAGCAAAGCCCTTCTCAGGTAATGAATGCGTGGATGAACTCTCCCGGGCATAGAAACAACATCTTGAGCCCATCCTTTACACAAATAGGTGTAGGTCTCGCAAAGGATAAAAACGGAAGGATGTATTGGACCCAAATGTTCATTAAGCCTCTATAA
- a CDS encoding L,D-transpeptidase family protein — protein sequence MIRIIALGCIVLLLLAGCDEGGNHASVQTRIYDEVSENVYNPEMESGTVEIPDYSENDNTLNSGEDIETNLNDGKLSEDKKLTEEEIIRQLIELGAVVESGEIEVKEKVEVSEGTESEKKNEDKKETEVAKETEIKEETEDKKPEKDYTEVILRNFESKVPEEVVLNIKYDKYQILTDYLLIMSDGANIREKPSTSAKVIGKVRYFDKIRLISKVQGEFLEKYKTDKWYKVVFNADNKTLEGYIFSNLAQPRTFQFDKMYEAVKRAEKEIETNTIAYISNYKNSTGTAPLYNGNTKDKFGIQRYQAAPAYYQPNLNSEFRYISDGTVVSVLEETESFYKIRTLSFEGEYYVPKKYVSFNKSIEKLTKAIVVDRKNQNEGVFELIDGKWNLISYTYATTGENARYKLPTDLGYFMAIEKVSRFLYLSDTTKQIAGYAPYGIRFNGGAYIHGVPVDYVFKDGKRIDPGMQEYSSTIGTVPKSHKCVRNYTSHAKFLYDWVDIGKSMVIVIE from the coding sequence ATGATAAGAATTATTGCCTTAGGGTGTATTGTTTTGCTATTGCTTGCAGGCTGTGATGAAGGAGGAAATCACGCCTCTGTACAGACACGGATTTATGACGAGGTGTCCGAAAATGTCTATAATCCGGAAATGGAATCTGGAACTGTTGAAATACCCGATTATTCAGAAAATGATAATACGTTAAACAGTGGAGAGGATATTGAGACCAATTTAAATGACGGTAAGCTATCTGAAGACAAAAAACTTACCGAGGAAGAAATAATCCGACAGCTTATCGAATTGGGGGCAGTTGTTGAATCCGGCGAAATTGAAGTTAAAGAAAAAGTTGAAGTCAGTGAAGGAACAGAATCCGAAAAGAAAAATGAAGACAAGAAAGAAACTGAAGTTGCAAAAGAAACAGAAATCAAAGAGGAGACTGAAGATAAAAAGCCAGAAAAGGATTATACCGAAGTTATACTTAGAAATTTTGAATCGAAAGTACCGGAAGAAGTTGTTTTGAATATCAAGTACGATAAATATCAAATTCTGACCGATTACCTGCTGATAATGAGTGACGGAGCCAATATAAGGGAGAAACCATCTACGTCGGCAAAAGTGATTGGAAAGGTTCGATATTTTGATAAGATAAGGCTTATCTCAAAAGTTCAGGGAGAATTCCTTGAGAAATATAAAACGGATAAATGGTATAAGGTGGTTTTCAATGCAGATAATAAAACTTTGGAAGGGTACATATTCTCAAACCTTGCCCAGCCGAGGACTTTCCAGTTTGACAAGATGTATGAGGCGGTTAAGAGAGCTGAAAAAGAAATAGAGACAAATACCATTGCTTATATTTCAAATTATAAGAACAGTACTGGTACAGCTCCTTTATATAACGGAAATACAAAGGATAAGTTCGGAATTCAAAGATATCAGGCGGCACCGGCATATTACCAGCCCAATTTGAATTCTGAATTTCGATATATTTCTGACGGTACTGTAGTGTCTGTTCTGGAAGAAACGGAAAGTTTCTATAAAATACGGACTTTGAGCTTTGAAGGTGAATACTATGTTCCTAAAAAGTACGTTTCCTTTAATAAATCTATTGAAAAATTGACCAAGGCAATTGTGGTTGACAGGAAGAATCAAAACGAAGGTGTATTTGAACTGATTGACGGAAAGTGGAATCTGATATCCTATACCTATGCCACAACCGGTGAAAACGCAAGATATAAACTTCCCACTGATTTGGGCTATTTCATGGCAATTGAAAAAGTATCAAGATTTTTATACTTAAGTGATACAACAAAGCAAATTGCCGGGTATGCACCTTACGGAATAAGATTTAACGGTGGGGCATACATTCATGGAGTGCCTGTCGATTATGTGTTTAAAGACGGAAAACGTATTGATCCGGGTATGCAGGAGTATTCATCTACAATAGGCACTGTACCCAAATCCCATAAATGTGTAAGGAATTACACCAGCCATGCGAAGTTTTTGTATGACTGGGTTGATATAGGAAAGAGCATGGTTATAGTAATAGAATAA
- a CDS encoding DUF4474 domain-containing protein, with protein sequence MVSIVPATVGLKYFISPAAGSMSFIVLDIGSLIFISLFYILLPLAVILTLGGIVFSVLSKASKAASLGLNLAQSNEELEGVFGIAGYEYDPKQDIFYSILNPWQRKFGYCKLYDEALAPLSMIVDCEPIIFECYGQKWMIEFWKGQYCLNTGCEIGIYKEVIDLGIVGMKGSFFMSVKDEEMMHMAFSLKKKGKELFYREGRHWWLTGFKMGEFSNPSELTMDIAIQFNDLNMCYAFINAMLSVGYSEDEIVKIGNRVYFTFGKPRTKQPFTRTRLTDWIIQRKNKFMCDQYNKATEEYKTIEEKLAALKMNEPVIYNKAINIGKTPEVYKAYNKFKRYVE encoded by the coding sequence ATGGTAAGTATTGTCCCCGCGACTGTTGGATTAAAATATTTTATATCCCCTGCAGCAGGCTCTATGAGTTTTATAGTTCTGGATATTGGGTCTTTAATTTTTATAAGCTTATTTTACATTTTGCTTCCGCTTGCTGTAATTCTTACTTTGGGCGGTATAGTATTTTCGGTACTTTCGAAAGCAAGCAAGGCAGCGAGTTTGGGATTGAATCTCGCCCAAAGCAACGAGGAGTTGGAAGGTGTATTTGGTATTGCCGGATATGAGTATGACCCAAAACAGGATATTTTTTATTCTATTTTAAACCCATGGCAGAGAAAATTCGGGTATTGCAAGCTTTATGATGAAGCATTGGCACCCTTGAGCATGATAGTTGACTGTGAACCCATCATTTTCGAATGTTATGGTCAAAAGTGGATGATTGAATTTTGGAAGGGACAATATTGTTTGAATACCGGATGTGAAATTGGAATTTACAAAGAGGTTATCGATTTGGGGATAGTTGGTATGAAAGGCTCTTTCTTTATGAGCGTAAAGGATGAAGAAATGATGCACATGGCCTTTTCCTTGAAAAAGAAAGGTAAGGAGTTATTCTATAGGGAAGGTAGGCATTGGTGGTTAACAGGCTTTAAAATGGGGGAATTTTCAAATCCTTCAGAATTGACTATGGATATAGCCATTCAATTTAATGACTTAAATATGTGTTATGCTTTTATTAATGCAATGCTTAGTGTAGGATATTCGGAAGATGAGATAGTAAAGATTGGAAACAGAGTATATTTTACCTTTGGAAAGCCTCGTACTAAGCAGCCTTTTACCAGAACAAGACTGACTGATTGGATAATTCAGAGAAAAAATAAGTTCATGTGTGACCAATATAACAAGGCTACTGAAGAATATAAGACCATTGAGGAAAAACTGGCTGCCCTTAAGATGAATGAACCTGTTATATATAATAAAGCTATTAATATAGGAAAAACCCCGGAAGTATACAAAGCATACAACAAGTTTAAGAGATATGTCGAATAG
- a CDS encoding GerAB/ArcD/ProY family transporter — protein sequence MMIEKLNDKEAICITTLFIMGSTLIMGIGGRAENNSWISAILGMLFALPMVLIYSRIISIFKGKDLFEILELVFGKFIGKFIVVLYIGYSFLLGSLVVRNFGEFVDTLGMPETPMFVINFTLGLVCVNAVRLGIETIGRACAYFIPLVFFILINVQILAIPEFHFDYIKPIMYKGFMPVLQAGYYAFSFPFAETVILMSAFFTLKSKKSARKVYLWGLFLAGISIVVLTLRNVLILGNSIDMYYFPSYIAVGNISVGNFLQRLEVTVVFVFAIGAFAKSSMCLFSACRGFQRLFKLDDYRSVAIQVGLLMVYFSIIVYGNIMEMKEWAEIYSYYVIPVQIVIPVILWIVAEIRKKSILSSTNCA from the coding sequence ATGATGATAGAAAAGTTAAATGACAAGGAAGCAATTTGCATAACTACATTGTTTATTATGGGCAGTACTCTCATAATGGGTATAGGCGGTAGAGCAGAAAATAATTCCTGGATATCAGCTATATTGGGAATGCTTTTTGCATTGCCTATGGTTTTGATATATTCAAGAATAATATCTATATTTAAGGGCAAGGATTTGTTTGAAATATTGGAATTGGTATTTGGAAAATTTATCGGTAAATTTATAGTAGTATTGTATATAGGTTATTCTTTTTTACTGGGCTCGTTGGTTGTACGGAATTTCGGAGAGTTTGTAGATACATTGGGAATGCCGGAAACACCTATGTTTGTAATAAATTTTACCTTAGGGTTGGTTTGCGTAAATGCTGTAAGATTGGGAATTGAGACCATCGGAAGAGCATGTGCATATTTTATCCCCTTAGTATTTTTTATTTTAATTAATGTTCAGATATTGGCAATACCCGAATTTCATTTCGATTATATAAAGCCTATAATGTACAAGGGATTTATGCCCGTTTTACAAGCGGGATATTATGCATTTTCATTTCCCTTTGCTGAAACGGTAATTCTAATGAGTGCTTTTTTTACTTTGAAAAGTAAAAAGTCGGCAAGGAAAGTCTATTTATGGGGATTATTTTTGGCAGGTATATCTATTGTCGTATTAACTTTAAGGAACGTGTTGATACTGGGAAACTCCATTGATATGTATTATTTTCCTTCCTATATTGCTGTTGGAAATATTTCTGTCGGAAATTTTCTTCAAAGACTTGAAGTTACAGTTGTATTCGTATTTGCAATTGGTGCTTTTGCAAAGTCCAGTATGTGTCTGTTTTCGGCATGCAGAGGTTTTCAGAGGCTGTTCAAATTGGATGACTATAGATCGGTTGCCATCCAGGTAGGATTGTTAATGGTATATTTCTCAATTATAGTCTATGGTAATATTATGGAGATGAAGGAATGGGCTGAGATTTACTCCTATTATGTAATTCCTGTTCAGATAGTGATTCCTGTAATATTGTGGATCGTTGCAGAAATCAGGAAAAAGTCCATATTGAGCAGTACAAATTGCGCGTGA
- a CDS encoding Ger(x)C family spore germination protein, which yields MVKKIRTVMLLLLISLSMLFLSGCWNYREIDEIAIVAGVAVDKGINKNYLVTMEIVELRGGTETQLLTKIISLEGNSMFEAIRSIISYIGKKAYWSHAKVVIVSQDIAKEGLVKIIDWFSRDTEARENIYLLVSKHETAKEIFEGKPVTSEVLSFQLEKMLHNQRNLGKAPAEDIRQFINVLSTEGGNPVAPVISIKDINGQKRVEIIGTAVFRSDRLVGFLDELDTQTMLFIQNEVKGGVIYSEEKVAGSYVTLEIFKSKTKLKPIIDENSLAMEIDIEIEAAINEINDIGDVIGEDGRTQLKHHYENLINKRVTELVEKVQTQYNTDIFGFAIKLYRNEPRLWKEIRGSWKEEFRNLKVKTNTKVKIINSAQLAKPFEVEE from the coding sequence ATGGTAAAAAAAATAAGAACGGTAATGCTTCTTTTACTTATTTCTTTATCCATGTTATTTCTATCGGGCTGCTGGAACTATCGTGAAATTGATGAAATAGCCATAGTTGCAGGAGTTGCTGTTGATAAAGGAATAAATAAAAATTACTTAGTTACTATGGAAATTGTCGAATTGAGAGGAGGCACTGAAACCCAACTGCTGACCAAGATTATTTCATTAGAAGGAAATTCGATGTTTGAGGCTATAAGGAGTATAATCTCGTACATAGGAAAAAAAGCTTACTGGAGTCATGCAAAAGTTGTTATTGTCAGTCAGGACATTGCAAAAGAAGGTTTGGTGAAGATTATAGACTGGTTTAGCCGCGATACTGAAGCCAGAGAAAATATTTACTTGCTGGTATCTAAGCATGAGACAGCAAAAGAAATATTTGAGGGAAAGCCGGTAACAAGTGAAGTATTATCCTTTCAATTGGAAAAAATGCTTCATAACCAGAGAAATTTAGGGAAAGCTCCTGCTGAAGATATCAGACAATTTATAAATGTACTTTCGACAGAAGGAGGTAATCCTGTAGCACCTGTAATAAGTATTAAAGATATAAATGGCCAAAAGAGGGTTGAAATTATTGGAACTGCTGTTTTTAGGTCAGACAGGCTTGTGGGATTTTTAGATGAGCTCGATACACAGACAATGCTCTTTATACAAAATGAAGTAAAAGGAGGCGTAATTTACAGTGAAGAAAAAGTAGCGGGCAGTTATGTTACACTGGAAATATTTAAAAGCAAAACAAAACTGAAACCTATCATAGACGAAAATAGTCTGGCGATGGAAATAGATATTGAAATAGAAGCGGCAATAAATGAAATTAACGATATAGGGGATGTGATTGGAGAAGATGGACGGACACAGCTTAAACATCATTATGAGAATTTGATTAATAAAAGAGTTACAGAATTAGTTGAGAAAGTTCAAACACAATATAACACAGATATATTTGGATTTGCAATAAAGCTGTATAGGAATGAACCCCGTTTGTGGAAAGAGATTCGGGGGAGCTGGAAAGAAGAGTTTCGCAACTTGAAAGTTAAAACAAACACAAAGGTTAAAATAATAAACAGTGCTCAGCTGGCAAAACCTTTTGAAGTGGAGGAGTAA
- a CDS encoding spore germination protein, whose product MFGKDKKKKSGNNNIDSESNKSKQDKELGKSLEDNINLVKSILSDDETLVVRRFQNKFLKAAKCCIIYFDGMVNQLIINESIIKPVLDSNLTQDISANNLLEELQFKVLVNNYLVSSRNVDSVVDAIICGDVVFFLDGYDEALVIRANDWEKRAITEPESERLMRGPREGFTESLETNLVLLRRRIKCPLFKTEFRVIGQRTRTKVCVCYISDIVSLNILNELRRRLDDINIDGIIDSGYIQELIRDEPFSPFCTVGYSERPDVVAAKLLEGRIAIIVDGSPAVLTVPYIIVENAQANEDYYNNYILASFNRFIRTTATISAVTIPAVYMAIVTYHQEMLPTPVLLSFSASRQGVPFPTALSFFIMLLIFDILREAGARMPLSIGQAINIVGALVLGEAAINAKLVSAPVIVITAVSGILTLLNARMLTAIIFTRFFLLFMASILGIYGVIFGFLIIVLHLSSMRSFGVPYLLSITRITDHDGQDSWIRAPWWTMTLRPKIIAARNLVRQTVGKNRRR is encoded by the coding sequence ATGTTTGGAAAAGATAAGAAAAAAAAGTCGGGTAACAATAACATTGATTCAGAAAGTAATAAATCAAAGCAAGATAAAGAATTGGGAAAATCACTGGAAGACAATATAAATCTTGTTAAAAGTATTCTTTCAGACGATGAAACATTGGTTGTCAGGCGTTTTCAGAACAAGTTTCTGAAAGCTGCAAAGTGCTGCATTATTTATTTTGATGGTATGGTTAATCAGTTAATCATAAATGAAAGTATTATCAAGCCTGTACTTGACAGCAATTTGACTCAGGATATATCTGCCAATAATTTGCTGGAAGAATTGCAGTTCAAGGTTTTGGTTAACAATTATCTTGTTTCCAGCAGGAATGTTGACAGTGTTGTAGATGCTATTATTTGCGGCGATGTGGTATTTTTTCTCGATGGATATGATGAAGCGTTGGTTATAAGGGCAAACGATTGGGAAAAAAGAGCTATAACAGAACCCGAATCGGAAAGATTGATGCGTGGACCGAGAGAAGGTTTCACAGAGTCTCTCGAGACTAATCTGGTTTTGCTTAGAAGAAGGATAAAATGTCCTCTATTTAAGACAGAATTTAGAGTAATCGGCCAGAGGACTCGTACTAAAGTCTGCGTATGTTATATAAGTGACATTGTGTCATTAAATATTTTAAATGAACTCAGGAGACGTTTGGATGATATAAATATAGACGGCATAATAGATTCCGGGTATATCCAGGAATTAATACGGGATGAACCTTTTTCACCTTTTTGTACGGTAGGCTACAGTGAAAGGCCGGATGTTGTTGCTGCAAAACTGTTAGAAGGTAGAATAGCAATTATTGTTGACGGAAGTCCGGCCGTTTTAACCGTTCCTTATATTATAGTTGAAAATGCTCAGGCAAACGAAGACTATTACAATAACTATATTCTGGCTTCCTTTAACAGATTTATTCGTACAACTGCAACCATTTCGGCAGTGACTATACCGGCTGTTTATATGGCTATAGTTACATATCATCAGGAAATGCTGCCCACTCCGGTATTGTTGAGTTTTTCGGCGTCAAGGCAGGGGGTTCCTTTTCCTACGGCATTGTCCTTTTTCATTATGCTTTTGATATTTGACATTCTCAGGGAGGCTGGAGCAAGAATGCCTTTGTCCATCGGACAGGCAATTAATATTGTCGGTGCCTTGGTATTGGGTGAGGCAGCGATAAATGCAAAACTTGTAAGTGCGCCCGTAATAGTTATTACAGCTGTGTCAGGCATATTAACCCTGTTGAATGCAAGAATGTTGACTGCCATAATATTTACACGTTTTTTTCTGCTGTTTATGGCTTCGATATTGGGGATCTATGGAGTTATATTCGGATTTTTGATTATAGTTCTTCACCTTTCAAGTATGCGGTCCTTTGGGGTTCCGTATTTGCTGAGCATAACCAGAATAACCGACCATGACGGGCAGGATTCCTGGATTCGAGCACCATGGTGGACTATGACTTTGCGGCCTAAAATTATTGCCGCAAGAAATCTGGTTAGGCAAACAGTAGGAAAGAACAGGAGAAGATAG
- a CDS encoding phosphoserine transaminase: MKPANKPSNPCFSSGPCAKHPGYTIDELKDAPLGRSHRSSLGKEKLALSIAKTKEILNIPEDYKVGIVPASDTGAFEMLMWNVLGPRPVDVLVFESFGKGWANDIKNELKLENVNILSADYGELPDLSQVNFDHDVVFTWNGTTSGVKIPNGDWIPSDRKGLTLCDATSAVFAMDIPWDKIDALTFSWQKVLGGEAAHGMLVISPRVVERLESYNPPWPLPKIFRIKKKGKLDESIFEGSTINTPSMLCNEDYLQALKWAESIGGLKAMIARSEENLSVLEDFVAKHNWIHFLAKEKQYRSNTSVCFTVDLPEDKLKNMIKLLAEEKVAYDIGSYKEAPTGLRIWCGATVEKSDLELLCQWLEWAYESVSK; this comes from the coding sequence ATGAAACCTGCAAACAAACCTTCAAATCCATGCTTCTCATCCGGTCCATGTGCAAAACATCCCGGATACACCATCGATGAACTGAAGGATGCACCTTTAGGAAGGTCCCACAGAAGCAGCCTTGGAAAAGAAAAGCTGGCATTGTCCATAGCAAAAACAAAAGAAATACTTAATATTCCTGAAGATTATAAAGTCGGTATAGTACCTGCTTCCGATACCGGTGCTTTCGAAATGCTTATGTGGAATGTTTTGGGTCCGAGACCGGTGGATGTTTTAGTCTTTGAATCCTTCGGAAAAGGCTGGGCAAACGACATCAAAAATGAACTCAAACTGGAAAATGTCAATATATTATCTGCCGATTACGGTGAATTGCCAGACTTAAGTCAGGTAAACTTTGACCACGATGTGGTATTTACCTGGAACGGTACTACCAGCGGTGTAAAAATCCCTAACGGTGATTGGATTCCAAGCGACAGAAAGGGATTAACCCTATGTGACGCAACTTCAGCTGTATTTGCCATGGATATTCCCTGGGATAAAATTGATGCCCTGACTTTCTCCTGGCAGAAAGTTCTAGGCGGTGAAGCTGCCCACGGAATGCTTGTAATATCACCGAGGGTTGTTGAAAGATTAGAGTCATATAATCCACCATGGCCATTGCCAAAAATATTCAGAATAAAGAAGAAAGGCAAACTCGATGAATCAATATTCGAAGGTTCCACTATCAATACTCCGTCCATGCTTTGTAACGAAGACTATCTCCAGGCTCTAAAATGGGCAGAGTCCATAGGCGGACTTAAGGCCATGATTGCAAGAAGCGAAGAAAACTTAAGCGTACTCGAAGACTTTGTTGCAAAACACAATTGGATACATTTCCTGGCCAAAGAAAAACAATACCGTTCAAATACAAGTGTATGTTTTACCGTTGATTTACCGGAAGACAAGCTTAAGAACATGATAAAACTGCTTGCAGAAGAAAAAGTCGCGTATGATATAGGCTCTTACAAAGAAGCACCAACTGGTTTAAGAATTTGGTGCGGTGCAACAGTAGAAAAATCCGATCTCGAATTGTTGTGCCAGTGGTTGGAATGGGCATATGAGAGTGTTTCAAAATAA
- a CDS encoding biotin transporter BioY, with translation MESKSKTYYLASVGIMAAVICILGPLSIPIGVVPISFTNLAIYFALYTIGMKKGTISYIIYMLIGSMGVPVFSRFTGGPAKLVGPTGGYLVGFIFMALISGFFIDTFFEKRYLCFAGMVLGTVVCYMFGTVWLAYQANISISKALSLGVIPFIPGDLAKIASAAIVGPQIRKSLIKANLYMA, from the coding sequence ATGGAAAGCAAATCAAAAACTTATTACTTGGCAAGTGTTGGAATAATGGCTGCAGTTATTTGTATTCTAGGGCCTTTATCTATTCCTATTGGTGTAGTGCCTATTTCTTTTACAAATCTGGCTATCTATTTTGCACTTTATACAATCGGTATGAAAAAGGGAACTATTAGCTACATAATATATATGCTTATCGGTTCTATGGGAGTGCCGGTATTTTCCAGATTTACCGGTGGCCCTGCAAAGCTCGTTGGTCCGACCGGTGGATATCTTGTGGGATTTATATTTATGGCTCTGATTTCCGGATTTTTTATCGATACTTTTTTTGAAAAAAGATATTTATGCTTTGCAGGAATGGTATTAGGCACTGTGGTATGTTATATGTTTGGGACTGTTTGGCTGGCCTATCAAGCTAATATATCAATCAGTAAAGCATTGTCTTTAGGCGTAATTCCGTTTATACCGGGAGATTTGGCTAAAATCGCAAGTGCAGCTATAGTAGGTCCTCAAATTCGCAAAAGTTTAATCAAGGCCAATTTGTATATGGCTTAA
- a CDS encoding nitroreductase family protein, with amino-acid sequence MDFLELAKKRYSVRKYQSKKVEKDKLLKILEAGRVAPTGCNNQPFKLIVVQEEEGLEKIKKAANIFGAPLAIIVCGDHNAVWKRPFDGKNILDIDVSIVTDHMMLQATELGLGSVWICYFKPDVIKAEFNLPDHIEPINILAIGYADGEAASPDRHEKLRRPLSELVSYESL; translated from the coding sequence ATGGATTTTTTGGAGTTGGCAAAGAAGAGATATTCTGTTAGGAAGTATCAGTCTAAAAAGGTGGAAAAAGACAAGTTATTGAAAATTTTAGAAGCGGGCAGAGTTGCACCTACCGGCTGTAATAACCAGCCTTTCAAGCTAATAGTCGTACAGGAGGAAGAAGGGCTTGAAAAAATCAAAAAAGCGGCGAATATTTTTGGAGCACCTTTGGCTATTATTGTTTGCGGAGATCATAATGCAGTCTGGAAGAGGCCTTTTGACGGCAAAAATATTCTAGATATAGATGTCAGCATTGTTACTGATCATATGATGCTGCAGGCAACGGAATTGGGGTTGGGCAGCGTTTGGATATGCTATTTCAAGCCCGATGTTATTAAAGCTGAGTTTAATTTGCCGGATCATATAGAGCCTATAAATATTTTGGCAATAGGCTATGCCGATGGTGAGGCAGCATCACCCGACAGGCATGAAAAACTCCGCCGTCCTTTGAGCGAGCTTGTATCCTATGAAAGTTTGTAA
- a CDS encoding SDR family oxidoreductase — protein MSDLFDLKGKVAIVTGASSGLGVQFAKALARQGANVAIVARRIEKLEAVKADIEKLGVKCLALKCDVSKSEEIKNTVSKVKEYFGTIDILVNNAGIGMAGPAEEQSDELWETMMSVNLNGAYYFAREVGKIMIEKRYGKIINIGSIHSTVAMKDLPITAYCTTKGGLEMLTKALANEWAKYNITVNAIGPAYFPSEMTEDVLSNKDFLEYINSRCPMGRPGRDGELDGALIYFASDASSYTTGQLLTVDGGWTTI, from the coding sequence ATGTCAGATTTGTTTGATCTGAAAGGAAAAGTAGCAATTGTAACCGGCGCATCTTCAGGATTAGGTGTCCAATTTGCAAAAGCACTGGCAAGACAGGGCGCTAATGTAGCAATTGTTGCAAGGCGAATTGAAAAGTTAGAAGCGGTAAAAGCAGATATAGAGAAGTTGGGTGTAAAATGTTTGGCTTTAAAATGTGATGTGTCAAAATCGGAAGAAATAAAAAACACTGTAAGCAAAGTTAAGGAATATTTCGGCACCATAGATATCCTGGTAAACAATGCAGGCATTGGCATGGCCGGACCGGCCGAAGAACAGTCGGATGAGTTGTGGGAAACCATGATGAGTGTCAACCTAAACGGTGCTTATTACTTTGCCCGGGAAGTAGGAAAAATTATGATTGAAAAAAGATACGGTAAAATAATCAATATCGGTTCCATACACAGCACCGTTGCAATGAAGGATCTGCCCATAACTGCATATTGTACCACAAAAGGCGGGCTTGAGATGCTTACAAAGGCACTTGCCAATGAATGGGCCAAATACAATATCACCGTCAATGCAATTGGTCCGGCATACTTCCCAAGCGAAATGACTGAAGATGTCTTGTCAAATAAGGATTTTCTGGAATATATAAATTCAAGATGCCCTATGGGAAGGCCAGGTAGGGACGGCGAACTTGACGGAGCTCTCATATACTTTGCTTCAGATGCTTCAAGCTACACTACAGGACAGTTGTTAACAGTAGACGGCGGTTGGACAACCATCTAA
- a CDS encoding methyltransferase family protein: MDISDIISLVLLIAFAAAYILKLVFLKRREKVNANVLAKGKKDFSIYCTEMSVGISSSLWLLTWIFEIIFHNKLSSFLDYLFINTYTTYTGIFLTAVGVCTFTSAAIFMKNSWRVGIDKNTKTTLVTDGIYKYSRNPAFIGFYLMFIGLFFTYSNLLTLFVLVINLITFHRLILQEEKHLLSMFGAEYENYKRKVPRYFLIF, from the coding sequence ATGGATATATCCGACATTATTTCATTGGTATTACTGATTGCTTTTGCTGCAGCCTACATTCTCAAACTGGTATTTTTGAAGCGAAGGGAAAAAGTAAATGCTAATGTATTGGCAAAAGGAAAAAAAGATTTTTCGATTTATTGTACAGAAATGTCTGTTGGCATATCAAGTTCACTGTGGCTGCTGACTTGGATATTCGAGATCATATTTCATAATAAATTGTCCTCATTTCTTGATTACTTATTTATCAACACCTATACAACATATACAGGCATATTTTTAACAGCTGTAGGAGTCTGTACATTTACTTCGGCAGCAATTTTTATGAAAAATTCATGGAGAGTGGGTATAGATAAAAACACAAAAACAACGCTGGTAACCGACGGTATCTACAAATATAGTAGAAATCCTGCATTTATCGGCTTCTACTTGATGTTTATCGGTCTATTTTTTACCTACTCTAACCTTCTCACCTTATTTGTATTAGTCATAAACTTAATAACCTTTCACCGACTGATACTTCAAGAGGAAAAGCATTTATTATCTATGTTCGGTGCTGAGTATGAGAACTATAAGAGAAAAGTTCCGAGGTATTTTTTGATATTCTAG